A single region of the Rathayibacter rathayi genome encodes:
- a CDS encoding TrmH family RNA methyltransferase: MLDNPRSPRVRSVAKLTRRPARLETGLFLLEGPQAMAEALQYRPELLVESFATPTALERHPEIVAAAAEAEVEIEYVTEDVLDTMADTVTPQGFVAVCRQFPTSLKDVVASEPRLVAVLEEVRDPGNLGTIIRAADAAGADAVVLSGRSVDLYNPKVVRSTTGSLFHLPVAVGADLADVLGRLRGVGVRSVAADVRGEDLLDVRARGDLAEPTVWVFGNEARGLEDESLALVDGVVAVPIYGAAESLNLATAASVCLYESAFALRS, translated from the coding sequence ATGCTCGACAACCCCCGCTCTCCCCGTGTCCGCTCTGTGGCGAAGCTCACCCGCCGCCCGGCCCGGCTCGAGACGGGACTCTTCCTCCTCGAGGGTCCGCAGGCGATGGCCGAGGCGCTGCAGTACCGCCCGGAGCTGCTCGTTGAATCGTTCGCGACTCCGACCGCTCTGGAGCGTCACCCGGAGATTGTCGCCGCTGCAGCGGAGGCGGAGGTCGAGATCGAGTACGTGACCGAGGACGTCCTGGACACGATGGCCGACACGGTCACGCCCCAGGGTTTCGTCGCGGTGTGCCGACAGTTCCCTACCTCGCTGAAAGACGTCGTCGCCTCGGAGCCGCGCCTGGTCGCGGTCCTCGAAGAGGTCCGAGATCCGGGCAACCTCGGCACGATCATCCGCGCCGCTGACGCCGCTGGAGCGGACGCGGTCGTGCTCTCCGGGCGCTCCGTCGACCTCTACAACCCCAAGGTCGTCCGCTCGACCACGGGCTCGCTGTTCCACCTGCCGGTCGCGGTCGGTGCCGACCTCGCCGACGTCCTCGGGCGCCTGCGCGGCGTGGGTGTGCGCTCGGTCGCGGCGGACGTGAGGGGCGAGGACCTGCTCGATGTGCGGGCCCGGGGCGACCTCGCTGAGCCCACCGTTTGGGTCTTCGGCAATGAGGCCCGTGGCCTCGAGGACGAGTCACTCGCGCTCGTGGACGGCGTGGTCGCCGTGCCGATCTATGGCGCGGCGGAATCGCTCAATCTCGCGACCGCGGCCTCCGTCTGCCTCTACGAAAGCGCTTTCGCCCTGCGTTCCTGA
- a CDS encoding amino acid ABC transporter ATP-binding protein — MVTAPQDERAAAHVGEPLVVIAGVQKHYGDFQALKDVDLTVHRGEVVVVLGPSGSGKSTLCRTVNRLETISGGTITIDGQKLPEEGKGLAALRADVGMVFQSFNLFAHKTILENVTLGPIKVRGLSRKEAEAQATALLDRVGVGHQAAKTPAQLSGGQQQRVAIARALAMKPKVMLFDEPTSALDPEMINEVLDVMVGLAKEGMTMIVVTHEMGFARKAADRVVFMADGEILEDTDPESFFTTPRTDRAKDFLSKLITH, encoded by the coding sequence ATGGTCACAGCCCCGCAAGACGAGCGCGCCGCCGCTCACGTCGGTGAACCCCTCGTCGTCATCGCCGGAGTGCAGAAGCACTACGGCGATTTTCAGGCCCTGAAGGACGTCGATCTGACGGTGCACCGCGGTGAGGTCGTCGTCGTCCTCGGCCCCTCCGGCTCCGGCAAGTCCACGCTCTGCCGCACGGTCAACCGGCTCGAGACGATCTCGGGCGGCACCATCACCATCGACGGACAGAAGCTGCCGGAGGAGGGCAAGGGCCTCGCCGCGCTCCGCGCCGATGTCGGGATGGTCTTCCAGTCGTTCAACCTCTTCGCGCACAAGACGATTCTCGAGAACGTCACGCTCGGCCCGATCAAGGTGCGCGGGCTCTCCCGCAAGGAGGCGGAGGCGCAGGCCACGGCGCTCCTGGACCGAGTCGGAGTCGGCCATCAGGCCGCGAAGACTCCTGCTCAGCTCTCGGGCGGGCAGCAGCAGCGCGTCGCGATCGCACGAGCGCTGGCGATGAAGCCCAAGGTGATGCTGTTCGACGAGCCCACCTCGGCGCTGGACCCCGAGATGATCAACGAAGTGCTCGACGTGATGGTCGGTCTCGCCAAGGAGGGAATGACGATGATCGTCGTCACCCACGAGATGGGCTTCGCCCGCAAGGCCGCCGACCGCGTCGTCTTCATGGCCGACGGCGAAATCCTCGAGGACACCGATCCGGAGTCGTTCTTCACCACCCCGCGCACCGACCGGGCCAAGGACTTCCTCTCCAAGCTCATCACGCACTAG
- a CDS encoding glutamate ABC transporter substrate-binding protein, with product MRTKLMFMTAGLAAATLALAGCAGDSGTAGGGAQGGTSAYEVASGVTVEGSPTFATMTAAEKVTIGVKEDQPGLGYLDAATGQRSGFDIEIAKWVAASLGFSADKIEFTAIPSANREASIVNGDIDFYVGTYSITDKRKEQVGFAGPYFKTGQQLLVAADNSTITGPDDLSADTTVCSATGSTPIQNIRTNYPEVKTEEFDTYSQCVDALSDGTVDAVTTDGAILIGYAAQKPDKLKVVGEPFSTELYGIGLPKNDDALRQFVNGMLTDGGATWSAIYDETLGQSGTMLTQPAVNDY from the coding sequence ATGCGCACGAAGCTCATGTTCATGACCGCGGGACTCGCAGCAGCGACTCTCGCCCTCGCCGGCTGTGCCGGCGACTCCGGAACCGCCGGTGGCGGAGCGCAGGGAGGGACCTCGGCCTACGAGGTCGCCTCCGGCGTGACCGTCGAGGGCAGCCCGACCTTCGCCACGATGACGGCGGCCGAGAAGGTCACCATCGGCGTCAAGGAGGACCAGCCCGGGCTGGGCTACCTCGACGCCGCGACCGGTCAGCGTTCCGGATTCGACATCGAAATCGCGAAGTGGGTCGCAGCTTCCCTCGGCTTCTCGGCCGACAAGATTGAGTTCACGGCGATCCCCTCGGCCAACCGCGAGGCGTCGATCGTGAACGGCGACATCGACTTCTACGTCGGGACTTACTCGATCACCGACAAGCGCAAGGAGCAGGTCGGCTTCGCTGGACCCTACTTCAAGACCGGACAGCAGCTGCTCGTCGCGGCCGACAACAGCACGATCACCGGCCCGGACGACCTCAGCGCTGACACCACGGTGTGCTCGGCGACCGGCTCGACCCCGATCCAGAACATCCGCACCAACTACCCCGAGGTGAAGACCGAGGAGTTCGATACCTATTCGCAGTGCGTGGACGCTCTCTCCGACGGCACCGTCGACGCGGTCACCACGGACGGCGCGATCCTGATCGGCTACGCGGCGCAGAAGCCCGACAAGCTCAAGGTCGTCGGCGAGCCGTTCAGCACCGAGCTGTACGGCATCGGCCTGCCCAAGAACGACGACGCGCTGCGCCAATTCGTCAACGGCATGCTGACCGACGGCGGCGCCACCTGGAGCGCCATCTACGACGAGACGCTCGGCCAGTCCGGCACGATGCTCACCCAGCCGGCGGTGAACGACTACTAG
- a CDS encoding amino acid ABC transporter permease: protein MDVLLNNLDVFVPAFGNTLILFSVSLVFALLIGTLVGAMRVSPVPIARAVGTVYVNTIRNTPLTLVMFFFAFGYPKLDLPNVDYTNLAICALSLYTATYVAEVLRSGINTVPIGQAEAARAIGLDFGLTMTQVVLPQAFRSVIPPLMSVLIALLKNTTVAAGFSVAEAGTIVRVLNERGENSLIVVLWVAVTFVVLVTLLSLVQRQLEKKWRVAR from the coding sequence ATGGATGTCCTGTTGAACAACCTCGACGTCTTCGTCCCGGCCTTCGGCAACACCCTGATTCTTTTTAGCGTCTCGCTCGTGTTCGCCCTGCTGATCGGTACGCTGGTCGGCGCGATGCGCGTCTCGCCCGTCCCGATCGCGCGCGCGGTCGGAACGGTCTACGTGAACACCATCCGCAACACTCCGCTCACGCTGGTGATGTTCTTCTTCGCGTTCGGCTATCCCAAGCTCGATCTGCCGAATGTCGACTACACGAACCTCGCGATTTGCGCCCTCAGCCTCTACACCGCGACCTATGTCGCGGAGGTGCTGCGCTCGGGGATCAACACCGTGCCGATCGGCCAGGCCGAGGCTGCTCGCGCGATCGGCCTCGATTTCGGCCTCACCATGACGCAGGTCGTCCTGCCGCAGGCCTTCCGCTCCGTCATCCCGCCGCTGATGAGCGTGCTGATCGCGCTGCTGAAGAACACCACTGTCGCCGCAGGCTTCTCGGTCGCGGAGGCGGGCACCATCGTCCGCGTGCTCAACGAGCGTGGCGAGAACAGCCTCATCGTCGTCCTCTGGGTGGCTGTGACTTTCGTGGTCCTGGTCACCCTGCTCTCGCTCGTCCAACGTCAGCTCGAGAAGAAGTGGAGGGTCGCCCGATGA
- a CDS encoding amino acid ABC transporter permease: MSSVLFDNPGPRAVLRNRIIGVVVVLMIAMFLAFVIWRFAESGQFSASKWRAFGYPLVWQSIGAALGQTLAAFATAGVASIVLGLLLAIGRLSDRRWISMPVTLFIELFRAIPVLILMMLMYYGLPFAGLKLSPYLAVVIALTLYNGSVFSEIFRAGIEALPRGQKEAGYAIGLRKAGVMRLILFPQAIRSMLPVIIAQLVVALKDTALGSIITYNELLYYARYLGNQSSLDSPIIPAAIVIGAIYIGICLLLSGLAKWIEIRTKSGGRGARGGRTIGGHPAARAQTDTQLIAVQD; encoded by the coding sequence ATGAGTTCCGTCCTCTTCGACAACCCGGGCCCCCGCGCCGTCCTGCGCAACCGCATTATCGGCGTCGTCGTCGTTCTAATGATCGCGATGTTCCTCGCCTTCGTGATCTGGCGCTTCGCCGAGTCTGGCCAGTTCAGTGCCTCGAAGTGGCGGGCATTCGGTTATCCGCTGGTGTGGCAGAGCATCGGAGCAGCGCTTGGCCAGACCCTGGCCGCCTTCGCCACCGCGGGCGTCGCCAGCATCGTGCTCGGACTGCTCCTCGCGATCGGCCGGCTCTCGGACCGCCGGTGGATCAGCATGCCGGTCACGCTCTTCATCGAGCTGTTTCGGGCGATCCCCGTGCTGATTCTGATGATGCTGATGTACTACGGCCTGCCGTTCGCGGGCCTCAAGCTCAGCCCCTATCTCGCCGTCGTCATCGCGCTGACCCTCTACAACGGCTCTGTCTTCTCCGAAATCTTCCGCGCCGGCATCGAAGCTCTTCCGCGCGGACAAAAGGAGGCGGGCTACGCGATCGGCTTGCGCAAGGCGGGTGTGATGCGTCTCATTCTGTTCCCGCAGGCGATTCGCTCGATGCTGCCCGTCATCATCGCCCAGCTCGTCGTCGCCCTCAAGGACACGGCACTCGGCTCGATCATCACCTACAACGAGTTGCTCTACTACGCCCGCTACCTCGGTAATCAGTCGAGCTTGGACAGTCCAATTATCCCCGCCGCGATCGTGATCGGCGCTATCTACATCGGCATTTGTCTCCTTCTCTCGGGGCTGGCGAAATGGATCGAGATCCGCACGAAGAGCGGAGGCCGCGGCGCGCGCGGCGGCCGAACGATCGGCGGACACCCGGCAGCCCGGGCTCAGACGGATACCCAGCTGATCGCTGTGCAGGATTGA
- the pheS gene encoding phenylalanine--tRNA ligase subunit alpha, giving the protein MSESNPITDEAVSAAVADALAVIGAASDSTALKSARAAHLGEGSTLARLNAQMRSVPPEHKAASGKLVGGARKQVGDAYAAREAELVKAENAAALEAERVDVTAGASFVRRGARHPLSLLQESIADVFVGMGWEIAEGPELENEWFNFDALNFDEDHPARAMQDTFFVDPVGSHLVLRTHTSPVQIRSMLERPLPLYVIAPGRVYRTDELDATHTPVFTQFEGLAVDRGLTMAHLRGTLEHVARILFGDDARIRLRPNYFPFTEPSAELDIWHPTFVGGARWIEWGGCGMVNPNVLRSAGIDPEDYSGFAFGMGIERTLMFRNDVKDMRDMVEGDVRFSEQYGMVI; this is encoded by the coding sequence GTGTCAGAGAGCAACCCGATCACCGATGAGGCCGTCTCCGCCGCGGTCGCCGACGCCCTCGCCGTCATCGGCGCGGCAAGCGACTCCACGGCCCTGAAGTCCGCCCGAGCAGCCCACCTGGGCGAGGGCTCAACCCTCGCCCGCCTCAACGCGCAGATGCGCTCCGTTCCGCCCGAGCACAAGGCCGCCTCCGGCAAGCTCGTCGGCGGGGCTCGGAAGCAGGTCGGTGACGCCTACGCCGCCCGGGAGGCGGAGCTGGTCAAGGCCGAGAACGCGGCCGCACTCGAGGCCGAGCGCGTGGACGTCACCGCCGGCGCCAGCTTCGTGCGCCGGGGCGCCCGCCATCCGCTCTCGCTGCTCCAGGAGTCGATCGCCGACGTCTTCGTCGGGATGGGTTGGGAGATCGCGGAGGGCCCGGAACTCGAGAACGAGTGGTTCAACTTCGATGCCCTGAACTTCGACGAGGACCACCCGGCCCGCGCCATGCAGGACACCTTCTTCGTCGATCCCGTCGGCTCGCACCTGGTGCTGCGCACGCACACCTCGCCGGTGCAGATCCGCTCGATGCTCGAGCGCCCGCTGCCGCTCTACGTCATCGCCCCCGGCCGGGTCTACCGCACTGATGAGCTGGATGCGACGCACACCCCCGTCTTCACCCAGTTCGAGGGCCTCGCCGTCGACCGCGGCCTAACGATGGCGCACCTGCGCGGCACCCTCGAGCACGTCGCCCGCATCCTCTTCGGCGACGACGCCCGCATCCGCCTGCGCCCCAACTACTTCCCCTTCACCGAGCCCAGCGCCGAACTCGACATCTGGCACCCCACTTTTGTCGGCGGCGCCCGCTGGATCGAGTGGGGCGGCTGCGGCATGGTCAATCCGAACGTGCTGCGCTCGGCCGGAATCGACCCGGAGGACTACTCCGGGTTCGCCTTCGGAATGGGGATCGAGCGGACCCTGATGTTCCGCAATGACGTGAAGGATATGCGCGACATGGTCGAGGGCGACGTCCGCTTCAGTGAGCAGTACGGGATGGTGATCTGA